From a region of the Apteryx mantelli isolate bAptMan1 chromosome 20, bAptMan1.hap1, whole genome shotgun sequence genome:
- the LOC136993802 gene encoding olfactory receptor 14A16-like has translation MSNSSFLNEFLLLAFADTRQLQLLHFSLFLGIYLAALLANILIITSIVCDHHLHTPMYFFLLNLSLLDLGTISTTVPKSMANSLWNTRAISYSGCAAQVFLFLFSISAEYFLLTIMAYDRFVAICRPLHYGTLMGSRACVKMAAAAWGSGFLYALLHTGNTFSLPLCQGNVVGQFFCEIPQILRLSCSDSYLREVGALVATVCLGFGCFVFIVLSYVQIFTAVLRIPSEQGQHKAFSMCLPHLAVVSLFISTGSFAYLKPPSISSPALDLVVAVLYAVVPPAVNPLIYSMRNKELRDALKKLIQLVLVQQQ, from the coding sequence atgtccaacagcagcttcctcaatgaattcctcctcctggcatttgcagacacgcgacagctgcagctcttgcacttctccctcttcctgggcatctacctggctgccctcctggccaacatcCTCATCATCACATCCATAgtctgtgaccaccacctccacacccccatgtacttcttcctcctcaatctctccctccttgaccttggcaccatctccaccactgttcccaaatccatggccaattccctctggaacaccagggccatttcctactcaggatgtgctgcccaggtctttctgtttctcttctcaatttcagcagaatatttccttcttactatcatggcctatgaccgctttgttgccatctgcagacccttgcactacgggaccctcatgggcagcagagcttgtgtcaaaatggcagcagctgcctggggcagtggttttctctatgctctcctgcacactggaaatacattttcactaccactctgccaaggcaatgtcgtgggccagttcttctgtgaaattccccagatcctcaggctctcctgttcagactcctacctcagggaagttggggctcttgtggctactgtttgtctgggctttgggtgttttgttttcattgtgctgtcctatgtgcagatcttcacagctgtgctgaggatcccctctgagcagggccagcacaaagccttttccatgtgcctccctcacctggctgtggtctccctgttcatcagcacaggctcgtttgcctacctgaagcccccctccatctcctccccagctctggatctggtggtggctgttctgtatgcagtggtgcctccagcagtgaaccccctcatctacagcatgaggaacaaggagctcagggacgcactgaagaaattgatccaattggtactagttcagcagcaatga